From a single Pleurodeles waltl isolate 20211129_DDA chromosome 10, aPleWal1.hap1.20221129, whole genome shotgun sequence genomic region:
- the VASN gene encoding vasorin, whose translation MAHCRFLLTGKHTMCPLLMVVLLLLSHPIALYCCPEGCMCNQPQTVFCISRRNPSTPKGVPQNTASLYVFENGITDIGEDSFSGLQELQLLDLSQNKISSLQKNTFQSVPNLNNLDLSANQIREITNETFHGLRRLERLYLNGNRIQHIDPTAFDTLENLLELKLQNNRLTVAPVLKLPQLLLLDLSWNQIPSIDAIHFYTNNIESLKIAGLGLGSLDEELFQSLKNLHELDISDNHLAKVPRVLQRLHRLTKLNMSGNTHISQLQSEDFASLQNLQELDISNMNLRTIPQDFFSFSNRLKAINIAENPFNCVCQMSWFVGWFSGKEVTLKRSDETRCHFPPKNAGKILRNLAYMDFGCPTTVATTTTTIKTTTTKPALPRTTTRSYVLELITTKPTLKPTLLQEDYYTQELDTDVRKSEIPQEELCPPQICLNGGSCQLDADGNLKCACLDGFSGLYCETKVKPAITLPTVTKVVQPTTQSKQINIQETGSTSLKVNLHSYIHSRAQLKGIRLTYRNLSGPDKRPVSLNLPTSLSDYTVHSLKPNCTYHICVEPFEDWDSDEKSCVEAHTAPLTSQQHAPVTQTKDSNLTLMIVPALAATLLLVVAVAATIYYLRSRRPQQADAGGENGPMELEGVKERLENGNLRSQDPKSPELTALPSGLEYEVPLMQQRCYSNNNNTALKPSYF comes from the coding sequence AAAGCACACCATGTGTCCGTTGCTGATGgtggttcttctgttgctgtcGCACCCGATCGCTCTCTACTGCTGCCCCGAAGGCTGCATGTGTAACCAACCGCAAACGGTGTTCTGCATCTCCCGGAGGAACCCATCTACCCCAAAAGGCGTACCACAAAACACTGCCAGCCTGTACGTCTTTGAGAACGGCATCACTGACATTGGAGAGGACAGCTTTTCTGGTCTCCAGGAGCTTCAGCTCTTAGACCTTTCTCAAAACAAGATCTCCAGCCTCCAGAAAAATACCTTCCAGTCCGTTCCTAaccttaacaatctggacctgtctgccaaccaaataaGAGAAATCACAAATGAGACCTTCCACGGACTACGCCGGCTCGAACGCCTCTACCTGAATGGCAACCGAATCCAGCACATTGATCCCACTGCCTTTGACACCCTGGAGAATCTGCTGGAGCTGAAGCTACAGAATAACCGCCTGACTGTGGCTCCTGTACTGAAACTTCCACAACTCTTACTGTTGGATCTGAGCTGGAACCAAATCCCCAGCATAGACGCAATACATTTTTACACTAACAACATTGAGTCGCTAAAGATTGCTGGGTTAGGCCTTGGCAGCTTGGATGAGGAGCTCTTTCAAAGCCTGAAGAATCTTCATGAGCTAGACATCTCCGACAACCACCTAGCCAAGGTCCCTAGGGTTCTCCAAAGGCTACACAGGCTAACTAAGCTAAACATGTCaggaaacacccacatttcacagcTGCAATCAGAAGATTTTGCCAGTCTGCAAAACCTCCAAGAGCTGGATATCAGCAACATGAACCTCAGGACAATCCCTCAGGACTTCTTCAGCTTCTCCAACAGGCTAAAAGCCATTAACATAGCAGAGAATCCATTCAACTGTGTCTGCCAGATGAGCTGGTTTGTTGGTTGGTTCAGTGGAAAAGAAGTTACACTCAAGAGATCAGATGAGACCCGATGCCATTTCCCACCAAAGAACGCAGGCAAGATTCTAAGAAACTTGGCGTACATGGATTTTGGATGCCCGACAACAGTTGCCACGACCACGACAACCATAAAAACCACAACGACTAAGCCAGCCCTTCCGAGGACCACCACGAGGTCCTATGTATTGGAACTCATCACAACCAAGCCTACTCTGAAGCCCACCCTTCTCCAGGAAGACTACTACACACAGGAACTAGATACAGATGTGCGGAAATCGGAAATCCCTCAGGAGGAACTCTGCCCACCGCAAATCTGCTTGAATGGTGGTTCTTGCCAACTGGATGCTGATGGTAACTTGAAGTGTGCATGCCTTGATGGGTTTTCGGGGCTATACTGTGAGACCAAAGTGAAGCCAGCTATTACTCTGCCAACAGTAACCAAAGTGGTGCAGCCAACAACACAGTCCAAACAAATCAATATCCAAGAAACGGGTAGCACCTCTTTAAAGGTGAATCTGCACAGCTACATTCACTCAAGAGCTCAGCTCAAGGGCATACGCCTGACCTACCGAAACCTGTCTGGTCCAGATAAACGGCCagtatcacttaatctccccacttCACTGTCTGACTACACTGTCCACAGTCTGAAGCCGAACTGCACATACCACATTTGTGTCGAGCCATTTGAAGACTGGGACTCGGACGAGAAGTCCTGTGTGGAGGCGCACACTGCCCCTCTAACCAGCCAGCAGCACGCTCCCGTCACACAAACCAAGGACAGCAACCTCACCCTCATGATCGTGCCCGCGCTGGCGGCCACGCTGCTGCTCGTCGTGGCCGTTGCAGCCACCATTTACTACCTGCGGAGTCGCCGTCCGCAGCAAGCAGACGCTGGAGGGGAAAATGGTCCCATGGAACTGGAAGGGGTGAAGGAGCGCCTTGAAAATGGAAACCTGCGAAGTCAGGACCCAAAGTCTCCGGAGCTCACGGCGCTGCCCAGCGGCTTGGAGTACGAGGTTCCCTTGATGCAGCAGCGTTGCTACAGTAATAATAACAATACTGCACTAAAACCATCTTACTTTTAA